The following are from one region of the Chanos chanos chromosome 10, fChaCha1.1, whole genome shotgun sequence genome:
- the zdhhc12b gene encoding palmitoyltransferase ZDHHC12-B codes for MFKNVFGSGFLVRTAHVMLTWVITLILFLHDTDLRKQEETGELVVPVLFVLLVLVSVLLYFAVSLMDPGFVLSDDADMQFTLGVTEEQQDMIPQNTKSLRQRRCGHCLLQQPMRSKHCQTCQHCVRRYDHHCPWIENCVGERNHRWFVLYLAVQLIVLIWGLHMACSGFTYTSTWQLWLRANGVLLGTTAVVAVLALTVLLLLGSHLYLVSLNTTTWEFMSRQRISYLKHCGADENPFDRGVLHNLWGFFCIWGTVVWEQVYFRQGSNPI; via the exons atgtttaaaaatgtgttcgGGTCGGGATTCCTTGTGAGAACGGCGCATGTTATGTTGACATGGGTTATTACGCTGATCCTGTTTCTCCACGACACCG atcTCCGAAAGCAAGAGGAGACCGGGGAGCTAGTGGTAccagttttgtttgtgctgcTGGTCCTGGTCTCAGTCCTGCTGTATTTTGCAGTTTCTCTCATGGACCCTGGATTTGTTCTGTCTGATGATGCAGACATGCAG TTCACCCTGGGTGTAACTGAGGAGCAACAGGACATGAttccacaaaacacaaaatctctACGACAGCGTCGCTGTGGCCACTGCCTACTGCAG CAGCCAATGAGATCCAAGCACTGCCAGACATGCCAACACTGTGTGCGTCGCTATGACCACCACTGCCCATGGATTGAGAATTGTGTTGGGGAGAGGAATCATCGCTGGTTTGTGTTGTACCTGGCTGTCCAACTAATTGTGCTGATCTGGGGTCTACACATGGCATG TTCGGGCTTCACCTATACCTCTACCTGGCAGTTGTGGCTACGTGCGAACGGCGTGTTGCTGGGGACAACAGCGGTTGTGGCTGTCCTGGCATTGACAGTGTTATTGTTGCTGGGGTCTCATCTGTACTTGGTCTCTCTAAACACCACCACCTGGGAGTTTATGTCCCGCCAGCGCATTTCCTACCTCAAACACTGCGGCGCTGATGAAAACCCCTTTGACCGCGGCGTCCTACATAACCTCTGGGGTTTTTTCTGCATATGGGGGACTGTGGTCTGGGAGCAGGTGTACTTCAGACAGGGTAGTAACCCTATTTGA